GCTTATCACGCTTCTATACAGAACTGAATACAGATGGTAGTTTCATTCCTCTAGGTAATAATGTGTGGGCTTTACGCTCATGGTATGCGATTGATGAAATTGATGAAGAAGTTGTCGCACTCGATGAATTAGATGATGAGGGTGACCGTCCGACTAAAAAACGTAAAAAAGTGAATGCTTTTGCAGCAGATGGTGTTGACATCGACTATAGCGATGATGATCCAGAAGATGATGATAATATCGATGAAGCTGATGTCACATATGAGGATGAAAATCCGGATGACGAGAAAGATGAAGCAGAAGCGTTTGATACAGAACTTGAGGAAGTAGATCTAGAGGATGTAGCAGTTGAAGATCTAGATGATGACGATGAAGACGATGATGAAGTCTAAGACTTTATAATAAAAATTAATGGAGAAATCCATATTTTTTATTAAATTCTTGATTTTTAAGGATTTTCGTGTATAATCAAAAATGATAACGCTTGACAGTGATAAAGTATCATGAATTGCGATGTCAGGCAAAAGATATCAGAAGAAAGTAGAAGAAAGACGATTTGGAAGATAAAGATACGCAAAGTTTTGAACGCGAGAATTTTAAAGAAAAAATTCTCCGTCAATTAGCAGCAGGTAATCAATCTCTGGAAGATTTGGAATCGGAGACTGTTTTTTCTGACGAGCAACATGAGCGCAATAGCGATGTTAATTTATTTGCTGATCAAATGAGACTCGGTAAAAAAGCAGCTGAAGATGCTGTTCATCATGAGCAAGTGATGCACATTAATCAAGTTTCCGATACAGAACTTGAGGAAGAGCTAATGGCTGCAAACTCTGAATATGAACAGGCTTACGAACCCAATATCCTATTTAGTCAAACACCTGATGAACTATCAGCCCCTCCGTTTCCGGAGAGAATGAGTGATGTGACTCCTCAAAAAAGTCAAATCCAAGAAAGACAAACACAAGAAAATTTGAAGCGATCAGCCAAGAAAAATTCTAAAAAATTAGCTGGGAAAATTATTGCATCAATTGTTTTGATTTTATTTATTGTCGGAGGTGCGACAGCCTACTTTGGTTATCGCTATTATAAGAGTGAAGTTCAACCTTATAACCTAAAGGATACGACTGTCAAGGCAATCAATATCCCTAAAGGGGCATCAAGTAAAGATATCGGCATAATACTTGAAAAAGATAAGATTATAAAGAATGCAGCACTCTTTAAGTACTATACGAAGTTAAATAGTTTTACAGATTTTAAATCTGGCTACTATAACTTATCACCTAACATGAGCCTGCCTGCCATAGCTAAAACGTTACAAAAAGGTGGTACTGATAAACCAGTTGCACCTATACTCGGTAAAGTGACGATACCTGAAGGCTATACGATTGACCAGATGTCAGATAAGATTTTAGAAAATGCTGACTCTAGTAAATCTAAAACACCTTTCACTAAAGCAGCATTTCTGAAGGTAGTTACGGATCCTGCGTTTATTGATAAGATGAAAGCCACTTATCCGGATCTTTTAGGTGATTTACCTGATAAAGCATCAGGTGTTAAATATCAACTAGAGGGCTATTTATTCCCTGCAACCTATGAGTATACTAAAAATTCTACAGTGAGCACGGTCGTTGAAGAAATGATTGCAGCGATGAACCAAAATATGCAACCTTATTATGACAAAATAAAATCCATGTCACCGATTACGGTAAATGAGATCCTATCTATTGCAGCTTTAACTGAGAAGGAAGCAAATAATGATGCGGATCGTAGAAATGTTGCACAGGTCTTCTACAATCGTATCAATTCGGGTATGACATTAGGATCAAATATTTCTATTTTGTATGCAGAAGGTAAATTGGGTCAAAAAACGACCCTGGCTGATGATGCAGCAGTTGATACAAGCTTGGACTCGCCATTTAATCTATATACAAACCTAGGTTTTGGGCCAGGACCTGTAGCTAGTCCTAGTTTATCAGCGATTAAAGCTGCTGTTGAACCTACAGATAACAATGATCTTTACTTTGTGGCAGATGTTACAACCGGAAAAGTTTATTTCTCTGAGACAATAGCAGAACATAATGCAAATGTAAAAAAATATGTGAATGACAAATTATCCTCAGAGTCGACTAACAAAAGTCATGAATAATGACACATAGGCATGCGCATTTAGTCAATATTTTTTCGATAAAGAAAGGAAATAAGTTTGTATATTAAAGTGGGATATAGTCATAAGATATGACTCCGCTAATTTTTAGCAGACTAGGTAATAGATGATGGCAGATACAAAAACATATCAAATGACCCGTGAGGGATTTGAAGGATTAGAAGCAGAGTTAGATAACCTCAAACTTGTTAAGCGTGCAGAAATTGTTGAACGCATTAAAGTAGCACGTTCGTATGGTGACTTATCAGAGAACTCTGAATATGAAGCAGCTAAAGATGAACAAGCTTTTGTCGAGGGACGAATTGCAACTGTTGAAACAATGATCAGAAATGCAGAAATTGTTGATAACGCAGGTGTTAAAAGTAATGAAGTTGCATTAGGTAAGACAGTAACATTTACTGAGATTGGTGAAAAAGATAGTGAAACCTACAAAATTGTGGGTTCTGCTGAGGCTGATCCTTTTAGTGGTAAAATTTCAAATGAATCACCGATAGCAGCAGCATTAATTGGTAAAAAAACAGGCGATCAAGTGATTATTCCTCTACCAGTTGGCGAGATGAAAGTTGAAATCGTTAAAGTATCAAATAAATAGGCACAGACGAGTCTAGTTTAATTTTCGTAATATGGAGGTTCTTTTACATAAGTAAAGGGCCTTTTTTTATTAGCTATACTTAGCTTAACCAAAGGGGACAAGTGTTTAGAGGCGCTTACAGTAGCCAAACAATCAGGAAAATGATACA
The DNA window shown above is from Lactococcus paracarnosus and carries:
- the rpoE gene encoding DNA-directed RNA polymerase subunit delta codes for the protein MKIKAFAKQDLSELSMIEVAHAMLEEKSKEIDFNVLVNDIQDYLGKSDSEIRDRLSRFYTELNTDGSFIPLGNNVWALRSWYAIDEIDEEVVALDELDDEGDRPTKKRKKVNAFAADGVDIDYSDDDPEDDDNIDEADVTYEDENPDDEKDEAEAFDTELEEVDLEDVAVEDLDDDDEDDDEV
- the greA gene encoding transcription elongation factor GreA; translated protein: MADTKTYQMTREGFEGLEAELDNLKLVKRAEIVERIKVARSYGDLSENSEYEAAKDEQAFVEGRIATVETMIRNAEIVDNAGVKSNEVALGKTVTFTEIGEKDSETYKIVGSAEADPFSGKISNESPIAAALIGKKTGDQVIIPLPVGEMKVEIVKVSNK
- the mltG gene encoding endolytic transglycosylase MltG, with protein sequence MEDKDTQSFERENFKEKILRQLAAGNQSLEDLESETVFSDEQHERNSDVNLFADQMRLGKKAAEDAVHHEQVMHINQVSDTELEEELMAANSEYEQAYEPNILFSQTPDELSAPPFPERMSDVTPQKSQIQERQTQENLKRSAKKNSKKLAGKIIASIVLILFIVGGATAYFGYRYYKSEVQPYNLKDTTVKAINIPKGASSKDIGIILEKDKIIKNAALFKYYTKLNSFTDFKSGYYNLSPNMSLPAIAKTLQKGGTDKPVAPILGKVTIPEGYTIDQMSDKILENADSSKSKTPFTKAAFLKVVTDPAFIDKMKATYPDLLGDLPDKASGVKYQLEGYLFPATYEYTKNSTVSTVVEEMIAAMNQNMQPYYDKIKSMSPITVNEILSIAALTEKEANNDADRRNVAQVFYNRINSGMTLGSNISILYAEGKLGQKTTLADDAAVDTSLDSPFNLYTNLGFGPGPVASPSLSAIKAAVEPTDNNDLYFVADVTTGKVYFSETIAEHNANVKKYVNDKLSSESTNKSHE